The Hymenobacter sp. 5317J-9 genome has a window encoding:
- a CDS encoding class I SAM-dependent methyltransferase — MPEPPAHAFRAAAEAAPVRGFDRVAWCYDVLAGAVFGPAQRRAQLVALAGLPATAGPHVLILGGGTGWVLTEVLRRRPQATVLYLEASPNMLARARRRLASHCPAAAPQVEFRHGTQAALLPPESFDAVITFFVLDCIAAPELDAALNQLRQAQRPGAPWLVADFRPARRGWRHWLLVAMYAFFRLTTGLRARQLPDVRAELTQRGLRPAQEQRFFGQAIEAGIYVEQG; from the coding sequence ATGCCTGAGCCGCCGGCGCACGCTTTTCGGGCCGCCGCAGAGGCCGCCCCCGTCCGCGGATTCGACCGCGTGGCGTGGTGCTACGACGTGCTGGCGGGCGCGGTGTTTGGCCCGGCGCAGCGGCGGGCGCAGCTGGTAGCCTTGGCCGGGCTGCCCGCCACGGCGGGCCCGCACGTGCTCATTCTGGGCGGCGGCACGGGCTGGGTGCTTACCGAAGTGCTGCGCCGCCGGCCGCAGGCCACGGTGCTCTACCTCGAAGCCTCGCCCAACATGCTGGCCCGGGCGCGCCGACGGCTGGCCAGCCACTGCCCGGCTGCGGCGCCCCAGGTAGAGTTTCGGCACGGCACGCAGGCGGCGCTGCTTCCGCCGGAAAGCTTTGACGCAGTAATCACGTTTTTTGTGCTCGACTGCATTGCGGCGCCGGAACTGGACGCGGCCCTGAACCAGCTGCGCCAGGCCCAGCGGCCGGGCGCCCCCTGGCTGGTGGCCGACTTCCGGCCCGCGCGGCGGGGCTGGCGCCACTGGCTGCTGGTGGCCATGTACGCTTTTTTTCGGCTCACCACGGGGCTGCGCGCCCGCCAACTGCCCGACGTGCGGGCCGAGCTGACCCAGCGGGGCCTGCGGCCGGCGCAAGAGCAGCGCTTTTTCGGGCAAGCCATCGAGGCCGGGATTTACGTCGAGCAGGGGTGA
- a CDS encoding sodium:solute symporter encodes MSPTLVLSLVAGYFAVLIIIAILTSRGATSESFFVANRNAPWYMVAFAMIGTSLSGVTFISVPGNVYGKSWSYLAVALGFVAGYVVIGLVLMPLYYRLRLVSIYSYLDERFGYWSYKTGALFFLISRSLGSALRLYLVAGVLQLAVFDAMGVPFAVTVVVSILFIYLYTFKGGLKTILWTDTFQTLAMLSCVALSIYFMADALNYSFAKLISAVKASPMSQVYFSDVRDDKFFWKQFASGMFITIVMTGLDQDLMQKNLSCRSLGEAQKNLFWFTPVIVCVNILFLTLGVLMYQYATARGLKLEQLPQLLNLNGSLNTDKVFPYLATTQFSIVAGIIFILGIIAVTYASADSALTSLTTSFCVDFLDIKKYPEARQTRLRQLTHLGWSVVLIIIILIFRAYNNQSLIDAVYKAAGFTYGPLLGLFAFGILTGRRLRDQLVLPVCVAGVGLTWLIVSHSVEWLNGYKFGFEILLLNGALIYLGLLAISRPAAVNPAAQTAV; translated from the coding sequence ATGTCGCCAACTCTCGTCCTAAGCCTCGTAGCGGGCTACTTCGCGGTTCTCATCATCATTGCCATCCTCACGTCGCGGGGGGCTACCAGCGAAAGCTTCTTTGTGGCCAACCGCAACGCCCCGTGGTACATGGTGGCCTTTGCCATGATTGGCACCTCGCTTTCGGGCGTCACCTTTATTTCGGTGCCGGGCAACGTGTACGGCAAAAGCTGGAGCTATTTGGCCGTGGCCCTGGGTTTTGTGGCCGGCTACGTTGTGATTGGGCTGGTGCTGATGCCGCTGTACTACCGGCTGCGGCTGGTGAGCATCTATTCGTATCTGGATGAGCGGTTTGGCTACTGGAGCTACAAGACCGGGGCACTGTTTTTTCTGATTTCGCGCTCCCTAGGCTCGGCCCTGCGGCTGTACCTGGTGGCGGGCGTGCTGCAGCTGGCGGTGTTCGATGCCATGGGCGTGCCCTTCGCCGTGACGGTGGTGGTGAGCATTCTGTTCATCTATCTCTACACCTTTAAGGGCGGCCTCAAAACCATTCTCTGGACCGACACTTTTCAGACGCTGGCCATGCTGAGCTGCGTGGCGCTGAGCATCTATTTCATGGCCGATGCCCTGAATTATTCCTTCGCCAAACTCATCTCGGCGGTGAAGGCCAGCCCGATGTCACAGGTGTATTTCTCCGACGTGCGCGACGACAAGTTCTTCTGGAAGCAGTTCGCCTCGGGCATGTTCATCACCATCGTGATGACCGGCCTCGACCAGGACCTGATGCAGAAGAACCTGAGCTGCCGCAGCCTCGGCGAAGCCCAGAAGAACCTGTTCTGGTTCACGCCCGTCATTGTATGCGTCAACATTCTATTCCTGACCCTGGGCGTGCTGATGTACCAATACGCCACTGCCCGCGGCCTGAAACTGGAGCAGCTGCCCCAGCTGCTCAACCTCAACGGCTCGCTGAACACCGACAAGGTGTTCCCCTACCTGGCCACCACGCAGTTTTCCATCGTTGCGGGCATCATCTTCATTCTGGGCATCATCGCCGTCACCTACGCCTCGGCCGACTCGGCTCTTACTTCCCTCACCACTTCTTTCTGCGTCGATTTTCTCGACATCAAGAAGTACCCGGAAGCCCGCCAGACGCGCCTGCGCCAGCTCACCCACCTGGGCTGGTCGGTGGTCCTGATTATCATCATCCTCATCTTCCGGGCCTACAACAACCAGAGCCTCATTGATGCCGTGTACAAGGCCGCCGGCTTCACCTACGGCCCGCTGCTGGGGCTGTTTGCCTTTGGCATTCTCACCGGCCGCCGCCTGCGCGACCAGCTGGTGCTGCCCGTGTGCGTGGCGGGCGTGGGCCTGACTTGGCTCATCGTGTCGCACTCGGTGGAGTGGCTCAACGGCTACAAGTTCGGCTTTGAAATCCTGCTCCTCAACGGCGCGCTTATCTACCTGGGCCTGCTGGCCATTTCCCGGCCAGCGGCGGTGAACCCCGCCGCCCAAACCGCGGTTTAA
- a CDS encoding M61 family peptidase, whose translation MRNFAPMLLALLALGLSEAAAQTGAPGPAVRYTVSFPNAVHHEAKVTATFAGLPAGPLRVRMARSSPGRYALHDFAKNVYYVVATDGANHPLPLNRPDPYSWEVTPAADGKVIFSYTLYGDLTDGTFAGIDQQHAHLNMPATLCYASGLEERAAEVKFELPASWKVATQLRAGEDKTVFTAPNLQYLMDSPVSLGAQQVRSWQEGDQTIELAALYLGTSAELDAYARKVQKVVKEEKAIFGELPKFDFGRYTFIADYLSQATSDGMEHRNSTSLTSPRALREEDGTRNLGTVAHEFFHSWNVERLRPRDLEPFDFQRVNMSDMLWLAEGFTQYYGRLALRRAKLIEDEEFFDDISGWVNQRQNSPGARYASAIDMSRQAAFTDGSGSATPMNTVNTTLSYYTQGAGIALVLDMQLRQFHRTSLDKVMQALWQEFGSKQSNYAPAKPYTIRDVQRVVGEVSKDTVFAGRFFRQYIYGREMPRFSENLLVAGLAVIPTRVLGAALPRQVDFDDEGRCIVAYNTQIGSGLYKAGIDRGDQLVVLDGKELKSPGDLDGVLRKHSPSDVVFVKVKTRGGVERTTQLILGEDPNVQVKSVDAVEKMVYSPAQKALREAWLASQASN comes from the coding sequence ATGAGAAACTTCGCCCCTATGCTATTGGCCCTGCTTGCGCTGGGCCTATCCGAAGCCGCTGCCCAGACGGGTGCCCCCGGGCCGGCCGTGCGCTACACGGTGTCGTTTCCGAACGCGGTGCACCACGAGGCCAAGGTGACGGCCACGTTTGCCGGGCTGCCCGCGGGCCCCTTGCGCGTGCGCATGGCGCGGAGTTCGCCGGGTCGCTACGCACTGCACGACTTCGCCAAAAACGTGTATTACGTGGTGGCCACCGACGGCGCCAACCACCCGCTGCCGCTCAATCGCCCCGACCCTTATAGCTGGGAGGTGACGCCGGCCGCCGACGGCAAGGTAATTTTCAGCTATACCCTCTACGGTGACCTCACCGACGGCACCTTTGCCGGCATCGACCAGCAGCACGCCCACCTCAACATGCCGGCCACGCTGTGCTACGCCTCGGGCCTAGAAGAGCGGGCAGCCGAAGTGAAGTTTGAGCTGCCGGCCAGTTGGAAAGTGGCCACTCAGTTGCGGGCGGGCGAGGACAAAACCGTGTTTACGGCCCCCAATCTGCAGTACCTCATGGACAGTCCTGTGTCGCTGGGCGCCCAGCAGGTGCGCAGCTGGCAGGAGGGTGACCAGACCATTGAGCTGGCGGCCCTGTATTTGGGCACGTCGGCCGAGCTGGATGCATACGCCCGGAAGGTGCAGAAGGTGGTGAAAGAGGAAAAAGCCATTTTCGGCGAGCTGCCGAAGTTCGACTTCGGGCGCTACACTTTTATTGCCGATTACCTGAGCCAGGCCACCTCTGACGGCATGGAGCACCGCAACTCCACCTCGCTCACCAGCCCGCGGGCCCTGCGCGAGGAAGACGGCACCCGCAACCTGGGCACGGTGGCCCACGAATTTTTTCACTCCTGGAACGTGGAGCGCCTGCGCCCCCGCGACCTGGAACCCTTCGACTTCCAGCGCGTGAACATGAGCGACATGCTGTGGCTGGCCGAAGGCTTCACGCAGTACTACGGCCGCCTGGCCCTGCGCCGCGCCAAGCTGATTGAGGACGAGGAGTTTTTCGACGACATCAGCGGCTGGGTGAACCAGCGCCAGAACAGCCCCGGCGCCCGCTACGCTTCGGCCATCGACATGAGCCGACAGGCGGCGTTCACCGACGGCTCGGGCAGCGCCACGCCCATGAATACGGTGAACACCACGCTGTCGTACTACACCCAGGGCGCCGGCATTGCCCTGGTGCTCGACATGCAGCTGCGGCAGTTCCACCGCACCTCGCTCGACAAGGTGATGCAGGCGCTGTGGCAGGAGTTTGGCTCGAAGCAAAGCAACTACGCCCCGGCCAAGCCCTACACCATCCGCGACGTGCAGCGCGTGGTGGGCGAGGTGAGCAAGGACACGGTGTTTGCCGGGCGCTTCTTCCGCCAGTACATCTACGGCCGCGAGATGCCCCGTTTCAGCGAAAACCTGCTGGTGGCCGGCCTGGCCGTGATTCCGACGCGGGTGCTGGGCGCGGCCCTGCCCCGGCAGGTAGACTTCGACGACGAAGGCCGCTGCATTGTGGCCTATAATACCCAGATTGGCTCGGGCCTCTACAAGGCCGGCATCGACCGCGGCGACCAGCTGGTGGTGCTGGACGGCAAGGAGCTGAAAAGCCCCGGCGACCTCGACGGCGTGCTGCGCAAGCACTCGCCCAGCGACGTGGTGTTTGTGAAAGTGAAAACCCGCGGCGGCGTGGAGCGCACCACGCAACTTATTCTCGGCGAAGACCCCAACGTGCAGGTAAAATCCGTAGACGCGGTGGAGAAAATGGTGTACTCACCCGCTCAAAAGGCCCTGCGCGAAGCCTGGCTGGCCAGCCAGGCCTCGAACTAA
- a CDS encoding MBL fold metallo-hydrolase codes for MAKRISFLRNDALPTVRPGYPGNKLFGNEFANGEELFEPSFATVLKWQLEANPQKAEKKADTWAPAVVDCTAAFSSTDDMLVWLGHSCFLLRAAGVTLLFDPVLYSSLGLRHRHALPCPPEAIRSIDYLLLSHGHRDHLDEKSIKLLAAQNPQMQVLSSLRMGPLLRGMARSLTVQEAGWWQQYDLGPNSPLEITYLPAAHWHRRGLADLNEVLWGSFLIRVADKLIYFAGDTAYADHFEAIEVRFGPVDIALMPIGAYKPAYMMAKSHVNPHEAAKAVNVLRAGHVVPMHHGTFDLSDEPASEPLRQLTEVAAGGMLRGELHAPAVGEVLRWQDWE; via the coding sequence ATGGCCAAGCGCATCTCCTTCCTTCGCAACGACGCCCTGCCCACCGTGCGGCCGGGCTATCCTGGCAATAAGCTGTTTGGCAACGAGTTTGCCAACGGTGAAGAGCTGTTTGAACCCAGCTTTGCCACGGTGCTGAAGTGGCAGCTTGAAGCCAATCCCCAAAAGGCGGAAAAGAAAGCCGACACCTGGGCGCCCGCCGTGGTGGACTGCACGGCCGCGTTTTCCTCCACCGACGACATGCTGGTGTGGCTGGGCCACTCCTGCTTTTTGCTGCGCGCGGCGGGCGTCACGCTGCTCTTCGACCCCGTGCTGTACAGCTCATTGGGCCTGCGGCACCGGCACGCCCTCCCCTGCCCGCCCGAAGCCATTCGCAGCATCGACTACCTGCTGCTCTCGCACGGCCACCGCGACCACCTGGACGAGAAATCCATCAAGCTGCTGGCGGCGCAAAACCCGCAGATGCAGGTGCTGTCGTCGCTGCGCATGGGGCCGCTGCTACGCGGCATGGCCCGCAGCCTCACGGTGCAGGAAGCCGGCTGGTGGCAACAGTACGACTTGGGGCCGAACTCCCCGCTGGAAATCACCTACCTGCCGGCCGCTCACTGGCACCGCCGCGGGCTGGCCGACCTGAACGAGGTGCTGTGGGGCAGCTTCCTGATTCGGGTGGCTGATAAGCTCATCTACTTTGCCGGCGACACGGCCTACGCCGACCATTTCGAGGCCATTGAGGTCCGCTTCGGCCCCGTCGACATTGCCCTGATGCCCATCGGTGCTTACAAGCCCGCCTACATGATGGCCAAAAGCCACGTGAACCCGCACGAGGCCGCCAAAGCCGTGAACGTGCTGCGGGCCGGCCACGTGGTGCCCATGCACCACGGCACCTTCGACCTGTCCGACGAGCCCGCCTCCGAGCCCTTGCGCCAGCTCACGGAAGTGGCGGCGGGCGGCATGTTGCGCGGCGAGCTACACGCGCCCGCAGTGGGCGAGGTGCTGCGCTGGCAGGACTGGGAATGA
- a CDS encoding GAF domain-containing protein, giving the protein MPADSSLTLALAVPDSRTNAAPTSFPFRSTLSLEPLIAYWQRREESTNAGVRLLAEAIGQQVAAADWCRGPLTDLSVLECNCDLIETLMLAVFPPASFATDISGVVGPFQRYCFYSTTHFEEVMLNKDRTIKQPLNIDMTTMERHMGLMAYHLVLNRVYGAEIPPLGTIVFTVPDYKIGLYRHYGVDFNSDFVTVKVVGEPPLLTPEQLEMLIHNRHRPELWRELLPPEHFELEGFNLIQLLDVTEQEILSELKYDLLERDVLQNAARFEQIQEKLRVLFAQPSLQLGIAAYDEKKRAFVDFGKKINHSFLTKQVQTNSAADGSFRQIYDRLLREREPLVLKDLATADIPEDLREQITGLGINSAILALLPYGNDTVGLLELGTPQAGALDEFDMDKVSQFVPLFAVAVKRNAEDLQTRVQSIIREKFTAIHPTMEWRFMDAARNLLSKLDAGNRTAEMEPIVFEDVYPLHGSCDIRSSSTVRNEAIQGDLIEHLTLANKVLKKASECQELPILDELKFYVTKNLKRLREGMLSGDEANIYDSLKREVEPLFEYLATHTPELRPVITKYWSNIDPKLGILYKRRQDFETSVTTLNDAVSDYLDEEEEKAQQMFPHYFQRYKTDGVEFNIYVGSTLVENKSFDLVFLKNLRLWQLLTMVEITRRTAALKATLPVPLDTTQLILIHGQPLSIRFRQDERQFDVDGAYNIRYEIIKKRIDKATVLGTGERLTQPGTIALVYAQSREAVEYYEYIDYLQDRGLLEPGVEELELEELQGVKGLLALRVRVQLV; this is encoded by the coding sequence ATGCCTGCTGACTCCTCCCTGACCCTCGCCCTCGCCGTTCCGGACTCGCGCACCAACGCGGCGCCCACGTCCTTCCCGTTCCGGTCCACGCTCAGCCTCGAGCCGCTCATTGCCTACTGGCAGCGCCGCGAGGAGTCGACCAACGCAGGCGTGCGGCTGCTGGCCGAGGCCATTGGCCAACAGGTAGCCGCTGCCGACTGGTGTCGGGGCCCGCTCACGGACCTGTCGGTGCTGGAATGCAACTGCGACCTCATCGAGACGCTGATGCTGGCCGTGTTTCCGCCGGCGTCGTTTGCCACCGACATCAGCGGCGTGGTGGGGCCGTTTCAGCGGTACTGCTTCTACTCCACCACCCACTTCGAGGAGGTGATGCTGAACAAGGACCGCACCATCAAGCAGCCCCTGAACATCGACATGACCACGATGGAGCGGCACATGGGCCTGATGGCGTACCACTTGGTGCTCAACCGCGTGTACGGGGCCGAGATACCGCCGCTGGGCACCATTGTGTTTACCGTGCCCGATTACAAAATCGGCCTCTACCGCCACTACGGCGTCGATTTCAATTCCGATTTTGTGACCGTGAAGGTGGTGGGCGAACCGCCTTTGCTCACGCCGGAACAGTTGGAAATGCTCATTCACAACCGCCACCGGCCCGAGCTGTGGCGCGAGTTGCTGCCGCCCGAGCATTTTGAGCTGGAAGGGTTCAACCTCATTCAGCTGCTGGATGTGACCGAACAGGAAATCCTGTCGGAGCTGAAATACGACCTCCTGGAACGCGATGTGCTGCAGAACGCGGCCCGCTTCGAGCAGATTCAGGAAAAGCTGCGGGTGCTATTTGCGCAGCCCTCGCTGCAGCTGGGCATTGCGGCCTACGACGAGAAGAAGCGCGCCTTTGTCGATTTCGGCAAAAAAATCAACCACAGCTTCCTCACCAAGCAGGTCCAGACCAACTCGGCCGCCGACGGCAGCTTCCGGCAGATTTACGACCGGTTGCTGCGCGAACGGGAGCCCCTGGTGCTGAAGGACCTGGCCACAGCCGACATTCCCGAGGATTTGCGCGAGCAAATCACGGGGCTGGGCATCAACTCGGCCATTCTGGCTTTGCTACCCTACGGCAACGACACGGTGGGCCTGCTGGAGCTCGGCACGCCCCAGGCGGGCGCCCTCGACGAGTTCGACATGGACAAGGTGTCGCAGTTTGTGCCGCTGTTTGCGGTGGCCGTGAAGCGCAACGCCGAAGACCTTCAAACCCGCGTGCAATCCATTATTCGTGAGAAGTTTACGGCCATTCACCCCACCATGGAATGGCGGTTTATGGACGCGGCCCGCAACCTGCTCAGCAAGCTCGACGCCGGCAACCGGACGGCGGAGATGGAGCCCATCGTGTTTGAGGACGTGTACCCGCTGCACGGCTCCTGCGACATTCGCAGCAGCAGCACGGTGCGCAACGAGGCCATTCAGGGCGACCTGATTGAGCACCTTACCCTGGCCAACAAGGTGTTGAAAAAGGCCTCCGAATGCCAGGAGTTGCCCATTCTCGACGAGCTGAAGTTCTACGTCACCAAAAACCTGAAGCGCCTGCGCGAAGGCATGCTCTCGGGCGACGAGGCCAACATCTACGACTCGCTGAAGCGCGAGGTGGAGCCGCTTTTTGAGTACCTGGCCACCCACACGCCGGAACTGCGGCCCGTTATCACGAAGTACTGGAGCAACATCGACCCCAAGCTGGGCATTCTGTACAAGCGCCGCCAGGACTTTGAGACGAGCGTGACCACGCTCAACGACGCCGTGAGCGACTACCTCGACGAGGAGGAGGAGAAAGCCCAGCAGATGTTTCCGCACTACTTCCAGCGCTACAAAACCGACGGCGTGGAGTTCAACATCTACGTGGGCAGCACCTTGGTTGAGAATAAGTCCTTCGACCTGGTGTTCCTGAAAAACCTGCGCCTGTGGCAGTTGCTGACCATGGTGGAAATCACGCGCCGCACCGCCGCCCTGAAAGCCACCCTGCCCGTGCCGCTCGATACGACCCAGCTCATTCTCATCCACGGGCAGCCGCTGAGCATCCGGTTCCGGCAAGACGAGCGCCAGTTCGACGTGGACGGCGCCTACAACATCCGCTACGAAATCATCAAAAAACGCATCGATAAGGCCACCGTGCTGGGCACCGGCGAACGCCTCACCCAGCCCGGCACCATTGCCCTGGTCTACGCCCAAAGCCGCGAAGCCGTGGAGTACTACGAATACATCGACTACCTGCAGGACCGCGGCCTGCTGGAGCCGGGCGTGGAAGAGCTGGAATTAGAAGAGCTGCAGGGCGTGAAAGGCCTGCTGGCGCTGCGCGTGCGGGTGCAACTCGTGTAA
- a CDS encoding DUF6799 domain-containing protein — protein MKNTLLQLRTLILGGLLLASGAHWVQAQSSSEYASGQLPWFAMHNNTLVVQTGNKAKPLTKDVTLPNGTRVEYATQSVVLTDGKRVPMQEGDMLSLNGEFIRNQTAAPVAKAIASAPATAPASIPAPAPAEAPKPAPAAPPTFAYRPAAPVNGKLRGVVELGASGFNLFIIRMDEKRNWKLEKSEFGNSLVLENMATEADISKGLKAYIGQMLDYGVAGRDIHFVVSSGAAMGEGTQKIIKGLQAMKYVVTPVTPKREGELGLLAAMPAGYAGRAFVVDMGSGNTKIAWQDKGQPRVLDSYGAKYYEMNVDAATAAADVQAKAAQVPAQLRQTCFIIGGVPYELAKAGRQGKEPYTVLRAPEAYPEPAAAKAKAGLNIYQAVAAATGCREFVFGYDANFTIGYLLALP, from the coding sequence ATGAAAAACACCTTACTCCAACTGCGGACACTGATACTCGGCGGCCTGTTGCTGGCCAGTGGCGCCCACTGGGTGCAGGCCCAGAGCAGTTCTGAGTACGCCAGTGGCCAGTTGCCGTGGTTCGCGATGCACAACAACACCCTGGTGGTGCAAACGGGCAATAAAGCCAAACCGCTGACCAAGGACGTGACCTTGCCCAACGGCACCCGTGTGGAGTACGCGACCCAATCGGTGGTGCTCACCGACGGCAAGCGCGTGCCCATGCAGGAAGGCGACATGCTGAGCCTGAACGGAGAATTCATCCGCAACCAAACGGCCGCCCCGGTGGCCAAGGCCATTGCTAGCGCGCCCGCCACAGCCCCGGCCTCCATCCCTGCCCCGGCGCCTGCCGAAGCCCCCAAGCCGGCTCCGGCCGCGCCGCCCACGTTCGCATACCGCCCGGCGGCGCCCGTCAACGGCAAGCTGCGGGGCGTGGTGGAGCTGGGCGCCAGCGGCTTCAACCTCTTCATCATCCGGATGGATGAAAAGCGCAACTGGAAACTCGAAAAATCGGAGTTTGGCAACAGCCTGGTGCTGGAAAACATGGCCACCGAAGCCGATATCAGCAAGGGACTCAAGGCCTACATCGGCCAGATGCTGGACTACGGGGTGGCCGGCCGCGACATCCACTTTGTGGTGAGTTCGGGGGCGGCCATGGGCGAAGGCACCCAGAAAATCATCAAGGGCCTGCAGGCCATGAAGTACGTGGTGACGCCCGTGACGCCCAAACGCGAGGGCGAGCTGGGCCTGCTGGCCGCCATGCCCGCCGGCTACGCCGGCCGCGCCTTTGTGGTCGACATGGGCTCGGGCAACACCAAAATTGCCTGGCAGGACAAGGGCCAGCCCCGCGTGCTCGACAGCTACGGCGCCAAATACTACGAGATGAACGTGGACGCCGCCACTGCCGCCGCCGACGTGCAAGCCAAAGCCGCCCAGGTGCCGGCTCAGTTGCGCCAAACCTGCTTCATCATCGGCGGGGTGCCCTACGAGCTGGCCAAGGCCGGACGCCAGGGCAAGGAGCCCTACACCGTGCTGCGCGCCCCCGAGGCCTACCCCGAGCCCGCGGCCGCCAAAGCCAAAGCCGGCCTGAACATCTACCAGGCCGTGGCGGCCGCCACCGGCTGCCGGGAATTTGTGTTCGGCTACGACGCCAACTTCACCATCGGCTACCTGCTGGCGCTGCCGTAG
- a CDS encoding cation:dicarboxylase symporter family transporter, giving the protein MVCLLVAGLLTALSANHLLALPEAALMAIRWVALLVLAVAVAPRRSLTLWIVLAMLVGAEVGADFPEQAQNLKVLSDVFLRLVKTIIAPLVFATLVVGIAGHADLKKVGRMGVKALVYFEVVTTFALFIGLAAINLTKAGRLDPAVLAAAQRTNNVNETIAAAPKQTAADIITHIFPENIAKSIAEGQVLQVVVFAIIFAIGLAMVSEKHRRSMLDWSESLSEVMFKFTNVVMFFAPLGVGGAIAYTVGKMGFGPLVNAVQLLLTLYAALIAFVLLVLLPVALIARIPLKRFIKAVAEPVSIAFATTSSEAALPRAMEAMESIGVPRRVVAFVMPTGYSFNLDGTTLYLSLAAIFVAQAAGVDLTFGQQLVMVFTLMLTSKGVAGVPRASLVILLATVASFSLPTWPVFIILGIDALMDMARTAVNVLGNCLASAVVARWEGEFVDDYQGPDLTAAVEAPQPYSHH; this is encoded by the coding sequence ATGGTCTGCCTGCTGGTGGCGGGCCTGCTTACCGCCCTCAGCGCCAACCACCTGCTGGCCCTGCCCGAAGCCGCGCTGATGGCCATCCGCTGGGTGGCGCTGCTGGTGCTGGCCGTGGCCGTGGCCCCGCGTCGCTCCCTCACCCTCTGGATAGTGCTGGCCATGTTGGTGGGCGCCGAAGTTGGTGCCGATTTTCCGGAGCAGGCCCAGAACCTGAAAGTGCTCAGCGACGTCTTTCTACGCCTGGTTAAAACCATCATCGCGCCGCTCGTATTCGCCACGCTGGTGGTGGGCATTGCAGGCCACGCCGACCTGAAAAAGGTGGGCCGGATGGGCGTCAAGGCGCTGGTGTATTTTGAGGTAGTGACCACCTTCGCGCTGTTCATTGGTCTGGCCGCCATCAATCTCACCAAAGCTGGCCGCCTCGACCCGGCCGTGCTGGCCGCCGCCCAGCGCACCAACAACGTGAACGAAACCATTGCGGCCGCGCCCAAGCAGACGGCGGCTGACATCATCACGCACATCTTCCCCGAAAACATCGCCAAATCGATAGCCGAAGGCCAGGTGCTGCAGGTGGTGGTGTTCGCCATCATCTTCGCCATTGGCCTGGCCATGGTGTCGGAGAAACACCGCCGGTCCATGCTGGACTGGTCGGAAAGCCTGTCGGAGGTGATGTTCAAGTTCACCAACGTGGTGATGTTCTTCGCGCCGCTGGGCGTAGGTGGCGCCATTGCCTACACAGTCGGCAAAATGGGCTTCGGTCCGCTGGTCAACGCTGTGCAGCTGCTGCTGACGCTGTATGCGGCGCTCATTGCCTTTGTGCTCCTGGTTTTGCTGCCGGTGGCCCTCATCGCCCGCATTCCGCTGAAGCGCTTCATTAAGGCCGTAGCCGAACCCGTCAGCATCGCGTTTGCCACCACCAGCTCCGAAGCGGCCCTGCCCCGCGCCATGGAAGCCATGGAAAGCATTGGGGTGCCGCGGCGCGTGGTGGCCTTTGTCATGCCCACTGGCTACTCGTTTAACCTCGACGGCACCACCCTTTACCTGTCGCTGGCGGCCATCTTCGTGGCGCAGGCCGCTGGGGTCGACCTCACCTTTGGCCAGCAGCTGGTCATGGTGTTCACCCTCATGCTCACCAGCAAAGGCGTGGCCGGCGTGCCGCGCGCCTCGCTCGTGATTTTGCTGGCCACGGTGGCCTCGTTCAGCCTGCCGACCTGGCCCGTGTTCATCATCCTGGGCATTGATGCGCTGATGGACATGGCCCGCACGGCCGTGAACGTGCTCGGCAACTGCCTGGCGTCGGCGGTAGTTGCCCGTTGGGAGGGAGAATTCGTAGACGACTATCAGGGCCCCGACCTGACGGCGGCCGTGGAGGCCCCGCAGCCCTACTCCCATCACTAA
- a CDS encoding phosphatase PAP2 family protein: MNRLTSRLLALAGLLTVEVAAGLGLFVAAFAGFFYLARVVFVHHSQALDTWAFAVVDAWQHANPWLVGPIHFVTFFASLYFLLPASIIGPLLMRRAGHRRDAWEWLLAMAGSVLLNQLLKLYFNRPRPVNTLLHTYGLSFPSGHAMMGLTFYGCLAWLLARHFGQRGWAVPLLLWAGLIGLTRVCLHAHYATDVLAGFAGGAAWLVGCRAALKLFWKEEQAVLK; encoded by the coding sequence ATGAACCGCCTCACTTCCCGATTACTGGCCTTGGCCGGTTTGCTCACCGTTGAAGTGGCCGCGGGGCTGGGGTTGTTTGTGGCGGCCTTTGCCGGGTTTTTCTACCTGGCGCGGGTGGTGTTTGTGCACCATTCCCAGGCCCTCGACACCTGGGCATTTGCCGTGGTTGATGCCTGGCAGCACGCCAATCCCTGGCTGGTGGGGCCCATACACTTCGTTACCTTTTTTGCCTCGCTCTATTTTCTGCTGCCCGCCAGCATCATCGGCCCGCTGCTGATGCGCCGGGCGGGGCACCGGCGCGATGCTTGGGAGTGGCTGCTGGCCATGGCCGGCAGCGTGCTGCTTAACCAGCTGCTCAAGCTGTATTTCAACCGGCCCCGGCCCGTCAATACCCTGCTGCACACTTATGGCCTGAGTTTTCCCAGCGGCCACGCCATGATGGGGCTCACCTTCTACGGCTGCCTGGCTTGGCTGCTGGCCCGGCATTTTGGGCAGCGCGGCTGGGCGGTGCCACTGCTGCTGTGGGCCGGCCTCATTGGCCTCACGCGGGTGTGCCTGCACGCCCACTACGCCACCGATGTGCTGGCGGGCTTTGCGGGCGGGGCGGCCTGGCTGGTAGGCTGCCGCGCCGCACTCAAGCTGTTCTGGAAAGAGGAGCAGGCCGTGCTGAAATGA